The Planococcus halocryophilus nucleotide sequence TTCTCCACAAAAAAAACTTTCCTTATGATCGGAAAGTCGAGTGATAAAAGCTTATGGTTCAATTAATTAGTATTTGCTAATTCTTTCCCACTTTTTTTTGGCACGTTCGGATATCGTCCCTTCTTTACCGGATATGATACCTGCAATCAAGATGATAATCGAGATGAACAGTAAGAATAATATCGGCAATGTCCAACCCCTACCTATGTCGTAGAGGACGCCTGCAAAAACAGGGCCGACCGCCGCTAACATATAACCAAATGATTGAGCCATTCCTGACAATTCCACTGCTTCTCTTCCATTTTTCGTTCTGAGTGTAAAGAATACCATTGAAAGACTAAACCCACTTCCTCCAGCAATTCCAAGAAAGATTGCCCATAACGGGACCAGCATCATACTGCCAAAAAGTAAGCCTGAAAATCCAATCATAAACAACAAAGCCGTTCCAATAGCGAGACCAACTTGGTTTTTTAGCTTTAAAGCAATCACTGGCACCACGAAGGTGGTCGGAATGATTGCCGCTTGCATTAAAAAGACCATCCAGCCGGCAGAACGGGCATCATATCCGATTGTATTCAGTATATCTGGCATCCAGGCGATTAACGTATAAAACATCAGTGACTGTCCACCCATAAATAGAGTGACACTCCAAGCAAGTGGCGAACGCCATAACTTGGTTTTTTCTTTTGTTTTTATAGTTTTTTTTGATACTGCGCCTTGTTTTTTGCGTAATTGCGGAAGCCAAACAAGTAATGCGACAACGGCAAGTAACCCCCAAATACCAAGTGCGCCTTGCCATCCCATATTGCCAACACTAGAAATCGGTACGCTTAAACCAGAACCTAAAGCACCGAATATATTCATGAAGACAGCATATATACCTGTCATAACGCCAATTCGATAAGGAAAATTCATTTTGATAATTCCTGGAATCAAGACATTCCCAATAGAAATTGCCAAACCAATAAGAAGTGTCCCTGTAAACAAGAAACCGATTCCTGTTACCGAACGTATCGCAATCCCGATAATAAGTAAGATCATTGAAAAGGCTATGGTCCATTGCATACCGATACGATTTGCGATCTTCGGCGCAAATGGAGAAAGTATAGCAAAGGCGATTAAAGGCAATGTCGTGACCAATCCTGCTACTGCATTGCTAATGCTAAGATCTTCACGGATAAACGACATAAGTGTTCCGACTGACGTGATCGGTACCCTTAAATTCGCCCCGATTAACACAATACCAATTAGCAATAACCAGCCAGCTTTCTCAGTATTGTTGATTTCTGTTTGTTTCTTCATCCTAATCCTCCAACAACTTACTTATCTATTCTTTTAACCATCTATATCGGTTTTGATACACGGTGTTGCACTTTTTGAGTTGCTTCTCTTCATACATTCCATCCCTTTAAATTTTCAGGATGATTGGCACCTTGGATATTGTAGCGTTAAAGAATAGTTTTGTATATCACTATAATTTTTACAAACCGTAAAAAATCCCTCCTTTTCTAAAGGAGGGAAGATGTTTTAATCTACTTTTTTAACCACAGTATGTGCGTAAAGGTCATTCGGGTATTTTTCACCTTTGTACTTATCGTAGCGGCTACGGTCTTTTGCATACATGAGAGGGCCTATCGTATCTCGGTAGACAATGTGCTTTAGAATTTGCTCTGAGCTCAGCTCTCCACCCGCTTCATCTTTTAAGGTAATACCCATCATTTTCTGACCAGCTGTTTGACCGTTCATTCGGAGCTGCGCATACTCAAGTCCCCAAAACACTAAATGTGGAGAAACCATTGCATGGAAAAACGGACTTTTTATTTTCTTTTTCAATAGCGGTTCTAACGCAAATGACACAGTAGTAGCAATCGCCGAATCGATCAACAACGCTTTGGCACGTTTTTTCGTCAATTCATACATGATCTTCATCCTTTCGTTAGTAGTAGTAAACCAAACACTAGTCCAACAAATATTGTTTCAGACCAGTCATACCAATATCGCTTTTTGTCTCTGTGCAGTAACCACTCTTCAAGCCCCGTAACAAATGTTTGGAGAATAAAGAGACCGGCCAGAGGGCTTATCAGGATAGCTACAGAAAGTTCTGTGGAATCTAGTTCTGCAATCAAATACATACACACGTAAATAAAACCTATAAAAATAATTCCTTGCACAATCATTATGTACCGATTTTTGTCTTCGTGAAAAAAACTTCTCGAATCTCTTTTTATTCCACGCTTTTTCTTCAAATATACGTTTGAAACAAAAAAATAAGACATGACAAGAACAAACAATCCAATATATACCATAACCTCCATATGCAAACCCTCCTTTAACTGTTAAAATTCTACAAAAGAAGCGCGTTTACCTTCTATTTATTTTTCCTAATCGACTGGGGGCATATACATTGAATACGGATACAGATTCACTTGTCACTTTTCTGATTGCTTTCGGCGTACCTGTTGGCATGATGATAAGGGCTTATTTCAAAATGAACGAGACGGACCAACAGTCGGTAAAATCCGATTTTGCTTCACCTAGTTTCCTATTGAGCATAGGCTCTGTTGCTTTAGGGAATTTTCTTATTGAGTTTAGCGATACCTTTTCCACCCCTACCCTACGATTAGTCGGTTTTGTTTTACTGGTTATAGGTGCCATTGGCTCGAGTATCATTACATGGAAATCTAGCAAAGTCAAAAGTCTACTCATTGTCGCCTTGTTTTCAGTTTTAATCTACTTCCACCTTATTTAGCTAACTCACCCATTCGTTTGCTTGGATCTATTTTAGGGAACTAATAACTTAATAACTTAGCCTTAAAAGGAGTGAATAGCATGATATTTTTAATTGTTTGGCTGTTGCTTATTGGCTATGCTGTTTTTCTGGCACCAGGCGGCGAAACGGATCCGATTTTGTCGGCTATTTTTAGTGGCGATCTTGGTGCGATTGATCCACTCGTACTCGCCGTTTTTAATGCACTCGGCTTGTTTCCAATGATGTTTGTAACTTTATTATTTTTAAATGACCGACAAAAATGGCCGGCGTGGCCGTTTGCCTTATTGTCTTTTGGCATTGGTGCTTTTGCGCTTCTTCCTTATTTTGCGTTCGGCAATCGAAAAACGGACAGAAGGCTCCGAACTCCAGTCTGGCTCGTTCGGTTTCTCAGTTCGCGGTTTTGGCTCGTTGTCTTAATGCTATTCTGGGTCATTAATGCACTAACCTTACTGCAAGGATTTTCACTCGCCGCTTACCAAGACGCGTTCTTTTCGTCAAGTCTTGTCTCGGTTATGACCGTCGACTGGTTTGTGCTTTGGGGTTTATCAGTCTACAGCGTCTATCATTTTTATCCAAAAGCCAAACGCAAGTCACTCGCTTGGATTCCGATTTTGGGACCGATACTCGTACTGTATTTAAACAAAAAGTCGTTACGCTAAAATCAGCGTAACGACTTTATCTTTTTTACTGAGCTGTTAGACCACCATCAATGATAAATTCTGAACCTGTCGAATAGCTTGCATCGTCAGAAGCTAAGAACAACACCATGTTCGAAACTTCTTCAGACTCTGCAAGACGTTTCATCGGAATTGTTTTAGAGAATGCTTCAACAGCTGCTTTAGTATCTTCTTGAACCACCATTGGCGTTGCAATAACGCCTGGGTGTACAGAGTTTACACGGATGCCGTAGTTTGCACATTCAAGTGCTGCCGCTTTTGTCATTCCGCGAACTGCGAATTTCGTATCTGTGTAACCAATTGCCCCACCTACAATACCGTTCATCGAAGAAATATTAACTATCGAACCGCCACCAACTTTTTGCATTGCCGGAACGACTGTTTTCATTCCAAGGAATACAGATACTTGGTTAATGTCTACAATACGCCGGTATTCTTCTTCAGTCATTTTTAAAATTGACTTGGCCATTGTGATACCGGCGTTGTTTACCAATACGTCTACTTGACCAAATGTCTTTTCAGTTTCAGCTACAACTTTCTCCCAATCTTCAGCGCTCGTTACGTTTTGCTTTACAAAAACTGCATTGTCTCCAAGTTCTTTCGCTAACGCTTGCCCTTTTTCTTCGTTTAAATCGGTGATAACCACTTTCGCACCTTCATCGATAAATTTCTTTGCGTGAGCCGCACCCATCCCTTGCGCTGCTCCCGTAATAATTGCTACTTTGCCTTGTAAACGTGCCATTTTTTCTTCCTCCTGAAATTTAATTAGAATTCGATTCCACTTTAAACTACATATGTAAATTAACAAACAACTAATCTACTTGTCTACTAAAAAGCTTTAATGTCATACTTACTATATATTTCCGTCCATTTTCCGGACACATTAGGAGGAAAACGAGATGCCTAGCACAGAAGACCGTCGTATTCTTCGAACTCAAAAAATGCTAAAAAACGCTTTACTAGAACTATTAAATGAAAAAGAATTGTCGCAATTGACTATTACAGAAGTTGCAAAACAAGCTGGATGCAATCGCGTGACGTTTTATTCACATTATAAGGATTTGAACGAATTGCTTACAGCTATCGTTGAAGACTACTTGGATGGCCTCGCCGACTATTTCCGAAAAAGCTTCCAAGGGTTAGAGCGCTTTTCGTCGACAGACGTTCAGCGGCAGTTGCCGATTTTCGAGTACATTTATCAGCACCAGTCGATTTTTACATTGATTATCACAGGGGAAATACTCCCCGGCTCACAAAACCAGTTTTGCGAAGCCCTTGCACAAGTTGCTGCAACCGAATTACGTCTCGAAGAAGAAAGCGATTTGGAAATTCCAACACTCACTTCCTTTATGACTTATGGAACATTAGGTTTCTTTCTCTATTGGATCAAACAAGATTTTAAAGACTCTCCAGAAGTAATGGCAGCTAAACTAGCCCAGTTACACGGCAAAATGTATGAGGGGTCGGTTGTGTTGGACAAATAACTATATCGAAAAAATCTTGGATAACTGTATTTTCCGAAGCTTATCGCTCGCTTTCCGTGGGGCGGGAATCGAGCCTCCTCGTTCGCTGACGCTATCTGCGGGGTCTCTCAACAAACCCGCTATTCCCACAAGAGTCGAGCAAACGCTTCTTCAAATACGGAGATAACTTACTTATTTTTAACTAGTAAAAGCAGCTGGTTTTCATGAAGTATAGGAGAATATAAACTTATTCCACATTCTGAAAAAAAGGCATTCCCCCGAAAGGAAATGCCTCAGCTTGTAGACAAAAGAGGTATTGGGAATAATTTTCTCCAATGCCTCTTCTTATTGACTTCTTTATTTATAGAAAACCTCGATATTATTTGACCCACCTATTTATTATAGACTCTAGCGTTGGCGTTTCTACGGGGTAGACGAAGCAAGAAGACAGGTGGTTTTCCTGGCTTCTTGCGGGAGTTATCCCCAGAGCGACCAACGCGGTTTTCTGACTTTGCAAACTGCAAAAGCGGACTTTGTTTACAGTCTAAGGCATTCCCCTAAAGGGAATGCCTTTTTTATTTAGATAATAAATCAATTCATTTGAGTTATGGCAACTGTGATGAAAATAATAATTGCGAGTCCTCCAAGCATTGAGTTAATGAGGGACACTTGATATTTTCGTGAACCTTTCAAGTACTTCCACTCCAAAAAAATTTGCGTGGCGTTTCCTACGAAGAAAATCATAAATATCCAAAAGAAAAATGATTCTAATGAATTTTGCATGTTTACCGCTAGAACAATTATCGCCAAAATCATTAGCCAATTATTCCACCGCTCAAACTTCTTCACTGGAATCCCCGCTTGTTCTTCTTGATTAATGCCAAAACGTTTTTTCAAAAACATTCTCAAAAAAGCGAAACCAATAATAATGACAAACCACAGAAAAAAGACGATTTCCATTTGCCACACCTCCAAAACCTTTTTCTATTCTACGAAGCAATTGGGTAAAAGTTCCGATTTAGAAGGAAGGTTATCCCCAATCGACGTACAAAATTCAAAAAAACCTTTATTTATTAACCGTTTTCTTGAATATGTGGATGGTTTCGCATTAAAACGGGGATAACTTTGTCGTTTCGTCATTCTTTTGATTTTATCCACATGTGGATAAAAATTAATCCGGTAAAACAGCACTTTGTTCCATACATTAGAGGATATAATACGGGTTTTTTGGTGTGAAAAATTTAGGATATGGGTATTTTATAGTTACTAAATTATACAAGCATTGGAGGATGTAAAACAGCTTGATCAGAAAGAGGTGTTGATGTTGGAGCATGATAAAAACAAACGTGCATTTAGCCAGGCTGCTTCTTGGTTTGTCAAATGGGTACTGAACAACAAAGCGGTATCTGTACTAATTATTGTTTTACTAATTTTGCTGAATTTATTGCTCTTACCTAAGGTTAGCTTTATTTTCCAACCATTTGTCGCCTTTTTTGATGTTATGGGACTGCCGCTTATTATGGCCGGTGTTTTTTATTATTTACTAAACCCGCTTATTGACTGGATGGAGACCAAAAATATTCCAAGGACCGCTAGTATCTCCATTGTTTTTATCGTGATTGCTGGATTTTTGGCGTGGGGCATTGCGACATTGATCCCGATTATTCGAGAACAACTGATGAGCTTGATCGATAATTGGCAAGACTATTTAAATACGTTTATCTCTCAAATCGATAACTTTTTCCAAAATGATTTGTTGTCACGATTGCAAACGCAATTGATGGGAGGTACAGAACCGCTGTCCACATCAATCACCGGACAAACGGACACCGTCATGGATTCTACCGTCACTGGACTTGGTAGTGTTTTTGGTGTACTTTCCACAACTTTACTGGCTTTAATCACGACGCCTTTTATCCTGTTCTACTTGTTAAAAGATGGTCATCACTTGCCTTACCACATCATGAAACTTGTTCCATCAAAAATGCGTGAACATAGCTATTTGTTGCTGCGCGAAATAAACTTACAAATTAGCCAATACATTCGAGGACAATTACTCGTTGCCTTTTTTGTCGGCTTAATGTTTTGGATTGGTTTTAGCCTCATTGGGCTAAAATACGCGTTGACACTTGGCATTATGGCTGGTGCATTAAACTTAATCCCATTTCTAGGTTCTTTTATCGCTTTTATCCCTATAGTCATTATCGCCATCGTTGTGCACTCACCGATTATGTTAGTTAAAGTGCTCGTGGTTTTCTTTATCGAACAAACATTGGAAGGTCGTGTTTTTCAACCACTTATTCTCGGTAGCAATTTACAAATTCACCCGATTACCATTATTGCTGTTCTATTGACTGCAGGCAATCTGTTTGGAGTTGTCGGTGTCATTCTCGGCATTCCCGCATATGCTGTTATCAAGGTTATCTTTAGCCATCTATTTAGCTGGTACCAGCGCTATACCGGATTGTATGACGATCCATTTAATCCAGCACCCAAACCACCTGTCTCTGAAAAGAAAAAGAAAAAACAATTAAGCTTGAAAAGAAAATTACGACAAACCAAATAAAGCCGCCAAATCCAATGATTCAGCGGCTTTATACTACTCAGTTAAAATCTGATTGGATAATCGTGCCTAATAATTTCTTCAACGCAATTTGGTCATTGTCCGACAAATCTTGAAGAACGGTTTTATTTAATCTTTCTGTTGTCTCTTCTACATCTTTTTGAATGGCTATTGCTTTTGGCGTCGGGATGACTAAAATATTACGCCGATTTTCAGGATCAATTGAACGTTCGATAAAACCTGCTTTTTGCATCTTATCTAAAATCCCAGACACAGTCGAAGCTTCTAGATGCATCATTCCACCAATTTGCTTTGGAGACAATTCACCTTCACTCCATAAACAATTCAGCACGCCGTATTGAGCTGGCGTTAAATTATGTTCTTCTAAAAGTCCGCTAAAGTATTTGAACACCTTATTTTGACTAACACTTAATAAGTAGTTGATGCATTGTTTGATATCCATAAAATCTCCTCCATATTGACATGGTCTATCTTAACATGTTAGGTTTTGTATGAAAATAATTTTGTGACAGAACTATTTTGTCTTAAAACAGATTGAAAGGGGCAATTACTTTGAATTCATTTAATGCCGTTCGAGTTAAGGAACAAGAAGACCAGATTATTTATGGCGTAGAAGAGGTCAATGTCGATCAACTTTCTGAAGGCGATGTTTTGATCAAAGTCGCTTATTCTTCGATTAACTACAAAGACATGCTCGCTGTACAAAAAAATACAGGTGTCATCCGAGATTACCCAATGACTCCTGGCATCGATTTGAGTGGTACGGTTGTTTCTTCATCAGACGCTCGTTTTAACGAAGGACAAGAAGTGATTGTCACAGGATTTGCGTTGGGCATGAGTCATACAGGCGGCTTTTCTGAATATGCACGTGTGCCTGCAGAATGGATTGTCCCGTTGCCAAAAAACTTGAGCCTAAAAGACGCAATGGTTTTCGGAACAGCTGGATTTACAGCAGCCCTTTCCATTCATGCGTTACAACAAAACGGCATGGACTTAGCGAAAGACCCTGAAATTTTAGTAACCGGCTCAACAGGTGGCGTTGGCAGTATCGCGCTGCAGATCTTATCCAAAATGGGCTTCCAAAACATTTCCGCTTTAGTGCGAAAAGAACACCAAGAAGAAGTCGCAAAATCACTCGGCGCCACAAACGTCGTTTTTGCAGATGATTTAGGTGAATTGAAAAAACCATTAAACAAAACACGTTTTGATTATGTATTAGATACGGTTGGTGGGGACGTTGCTTCTGTATTGATCCCGCAAATTTCATACGGCGGCAGCATGAGCATGTGCGGAAACGCCGGTGGTCTACAAATCACGACGACGGTCTTGCCGTTTATCTTACGTGGCGTAAACTTACTCGGCATTGACTCTGTCAACGTACCAATCGAAAACCGAGGTCCGATTTGGGACAAAATGGCCAACGATTGGAACATTACGCAAACCACATTAGTAAATGAAATTGCGCTTAGTGAACTGGCTGAAACCATTGACGCTATTAAAAACGGACAGCATTTAGGAAGAACGATTGTGAAGTTATAAAATTTCTCAGACTCAAACGTAAAAAATAGATAGTCTATCGAGAAACTTTTAGTAAGTCATGGTTTTCCGAAGCTTACCGTCTGCTTTCCGCGGGAGACGAACGGACACTTCTCCAAACCATTTGGTGAAGGCTTTCTTCCTTACATGTAGCTTGAGTTAGCGAATCAGATAACATTTCCAAAAAATAAAAAGCGGAAAAGCTCATGTGAGCTTTTCCGCTTTTTTTTCACTTTATTTATTACTAGCTGCTTTCCAATCATGCGAACCTCGTACCCAGCCACCAATTACCGCACCCATTGCCATCATCGGCGACTCAAATTCGGTGTCTTCCATTAATAAAAGTTGGTGTTGAAATGGCACAAGTAATTTATCGAGCATTAAGTTCTCACGTAGCTTGATATACTTTTTTGGACATTTTGGCGAAGTGGATGCCGCAAATTTGGCACCTCGTTGAACAACGAATTTATCTCCTCGGTAAAACCCTGTCGCATCCGCCCCACGCTTTGACGTGATGAAAAACAATTCAGGCGTTTCTTCAAATGGTTCATGCAATTGGAGCATGCCCGATTCAAACGGATCGATAAGTTGTTCCTTACCTGTTTCGTTATCCAACTCAAGAAATTGATACAGCTCGCCTTCTTGTGGATGTTGAATTTTCTTTACGTAGTATTCTTTCATTGCTTCTTCCTCCTCTAAAGTAAGTTTCGATTCCTTACTATAGAAATAGAGAAAGAGTTAAAAAACGGATACATGTTTATTAAAACAGGATACCCTCAAATCATTCCTCACTCGCAATATAATGATATAACTTGCTGCTTACCGCGTTTTGCAAAGCTAAATGCATATGAACGACCGGAATTTCCTTTGAGTTTTTATCTTTCATTAGCGCTTGCTCGATATTTTCTTTATCCGGCAATGCTTGACCTAAATAATAAAAATCTCCACCTTCATCGTCATCTTTTTTGATGAACAAGTGAAGATCAATATTGTTTTCAGCGGCATCGATTATGGTTTTCACTTCTGCGGATGCTAATGTACGATTGCTTCTTGTTGACCATTTGAAAATCTCTGGACTGACAAACCCTTCTGTGTAAGCAACACTCGATTCGACCTCGTCAGCTTTATGATACGTAACGAAGATTGGGCACACCCCATGTTTTGTTTTGTACCCGTAAATGGTCGAACTTTCATCGCTCGACCAATTTAATAACCGGCAAGCATCTTTACGCGTGTACTTTTTATAAAGTGTTAACGAGCGATCACATTCATAGTTTTTGCTTAGCTCTTTAGCACTAACAACTAAGTCAATCATCATGGCTTTAAAGTTCGCATTTTTTCTTAAGCTTTCTTTAATATTTTCATTAAAGTGAATTCCAGTTTCTCCAAACACCACAAGTGGTTTGTCGCCATACTTTTTCCGCGGACCTTGATTGAAAAAACGCAAATCCAAAACTCGCTGCACAGAAGCCATAGTTGCAGGATCCACAGAACAGTTATGAGATTTCACATAGTCGATATATTCTTCCATCGTAGTTTGCTCTTTCTCTAGTAATAACTCCAGCATCAAAATTTCATGTTGTCGTTTGCCATTTAAAATTTCTAACGAAAGCATCGTCAAAACCTGTTCTTCATAAACCGTTACAAGCGGATCCACTTCTTTCAATTTCAGTAAAAACTGATGATATGTTGAGTATTTCTGAACAATCACTATCGGATCAATTGAATTATGATAGATAAAATCCTGAAGTTGCGGAATATGGCCAATTCTATTTTTCAATGCTATATAAGCTTCACGAAGAATTTTCATATCACTTAAATTGCTCTTTTTAATCGCTGAAAACACGCGATTTTTTGCAATTTCTTCAAAATTCACCGTAGAAATCCCTTTAATATAAC carries:
- a CDS encoding CynX/NimT family MFS transporter; the protein is MKKQTEINNTEKAGWLLLIGIVLIGANLRVPITSVGTLMSFIREDLSISNAVAGLVTTLPLIAFAILSPFAPKIANRIGMQWTIAFSMILLIIGIAIRSVTGIGFLFTGTLLIGLAISIGNVLIPGIIKMNFPYRIGVMTGIYAVFMNIFGALGSGLSVPISSVGNMGWQGALGIWGLLAVVALLVWLPQLRKKQGAVSKKTIKTKEKTKLWRSPLAWSVTLFMGGQSLMFYTLIAWMPDILNTIGYDARSAGWMVFLMQAAIIPTTFVVPVIALKLKNQVGLAIGTALLFMIGFSGLLFGSMMLVPLWAIFLGIAGGSGFSLSMVFFTLRTKNGREAVELSGMAQSFGYMLAAVGPVFAGVLYDIGRGWTLPILFLLFISIIILIAGIISGKEGTISERAKKKWERISKY
- a CDS encoding RDD family protein; protein product: MKIMYELTKKRAKALLIDSAIATTVSFALEPLLKKKIKSPFFHAMVSPHLVFWGLEYAQLRMNGQTAGQKMMGITLKDEAGGELSSEQILKHIVYRDTIGPLMYAKDRSRYDKYKGEKYPNDLYAHTVVKKVD
- a CDS encoding DUF4181 domain-containing protein encodes the protein MEVMVYIGLFVLVMSYFFVSNVYLKKKRGIKRDSRSFFHEDKNRYIMIVQGIIFIGFIYVCMYLIAELDSTELSVAILISPLAGLFILQTFVTGLEEWLLHRDKKRYWYDWSETIFVGLVFGLLLLTKG
- a CDS encoding glucose 1-dehydrogenase codes for the protein MARLQGKVAIITGAAQGMGAAHAKKFIDEGAKVVITDLNEEKGQALAKELGDNAVFVKQNVTSAEDWEKVVAETEKTFGQVDVLVNNAGITMAKSILKMTEEEYRRIVDINQVSVFLGMKTVVPAMQKVGGGSIVNISSMNGIVGGAIGYTDTKFAVRGMTKAAALECANYGIRVNSVHPGVIATPMVVQEDTKAAVEAFSKTIPMKRLAESEEVSNMVLFLASDDASYSTGSEFIIDGGLTAQ
- a CDS encoding TetR/AcrR family transcriptional regulator, with amino-acid sequence MPSTEDRRILRTQKMLKNALLELLNEKELSQLTITEVAKQAGCNRVTFYSHYKDLNELLTAIVEDYLDGLADYFRKSFQGLERFSSTDVQRQLPIFEYIYQHQSIFTLIITGEILPGSQNQFCEALAQVAATELRLEEESDLEIPTLTSFMTYGTLGFFLYWIKQDFKDSPEVMAAKLAQLHGKMYEGSVVLDK
- a CDS encoding DUF4181 domain-containing protein: MEIVFFLWFVIIIGFAFLRMFLKKRFGINQEEQAGIPVKKFERWNNWLMILAIIVLAVNMQNSLESFFFWIFMIFFVGNATQIFLEWKYLKGSRKYQVSLINSMLGGLAIIIFITVAITQMN
- a CDS encoding AI-2E family transporter; its protein translation is MLEHDKNKRAFSQAASWFVKWVLNNKAVSVLIIVLLILLNLLLLPKVSFIFQPFVAFFDVMGLPLIMAGVFYYLLNPLIDWMETKNIPRTASISIVFIVIAGFLAWGIATLIPIIREQLMSLIDNWQDYLNTFISQIDNFFQNDLLSRLQTQLMGGTEPLSTSITGQTDTVMDSTVTGLGSVFGVLSTTLLALITTPFILFYLLKDGHHLPYHIMKLVPSKMREHSYLLLREINLQISQYIRGQLLVAFFVGLMFWIGFSLIGLKYALTLGIMAGALNLIPFLGSFIAFIPIVIIAIVVHSPIMLVKVLVVFFIEQTLEGRVFQPLILGSNLQIHPITIIAVLLTAGNLFGVVGVILGIPAYAVIKVIFSHLFSWYQRYTGLYDDPFNPAPKPPVSEKKKKKQLSLKRKLRQTK
- a CDS encoding MarR family winged helix-turn-helix transcriptional regulator, which translates into the protein MDIKQCINYLLSVSQNKVFKYFSGLLEEHNLTPAQYGVLNCLWSEGELSPKQIGGMMHLEASTVSGILDKMQKAGFIERSIDPENRRNILVIPTPKAIAIQKDVEETTERLNKTVLQDLSDNDQIALKKLLGTIIQSDFN
- a CDS encoding YhdH/YhfP family quinone oxidoreductase, producing the protein MNSFNAVRVKEQEDQIIYGVEEVNVDQLSEGDVLIKVAYSSINYKDMLAVQKNTGVIRDYPMTPGIDLSGTVVSSSDARFNEGQEVIVTGFALGMSHTGGFSEYARVPAEWIVPLPKNLSLKDAMVFGTAGFTAALSIHALQQNGMDLAKDPEILVTGSTGGVGSIALQILSKMGFQNISALVRKEHQEEVAKSLGATNVVFADDLGELKKPLNKTRFDYVLDTVGGDVASVLIPQISYGGSMSMCGNAGGLQITTTVLPFILRGVNLLGIDSVNVPIENRGPIWDKMANDWNITQTTLVNEIALSELAETIDAIKNGQHLGRTIVKL
- a CDS encoding DUF4357 domain-containing protein, encoding MKEYYVKKIQHPQEGELYQFLELDNETGKEQLIDPFESGMLQLHEPFEETPELFFITSKRGADATGFYRGDKFVVQRGAKFAASTSPKCPKKYIKLRENLMLDKLLVPFQHQLLLMEDTEFESPMMAMGAVIGGWVRGSHDWKAASNK